aataacaGATCTCCCACCACCCAGTCTGAGTATTCTATAAAATTGGAGACAGTAGCAGTGTAGTTATGAAAGTATGGTTGCTAAGTAAGTATTTGGATCTTAGCTCCACCATCTATTATTAGTTTTGTGACCTTGTTAAAGAGTTAAAGCTCTTTAACTTCTATTGtatcatgtgtaaaatggggatgataatagggCTTATATGGTTGTTATAAGAGTTAAATAGTTGATACATAAAGTATAAGGTAGATATTAAATAcatgttagtttttttcttaccTGCATTTTAATTCAAAAACAAGATGAAATTCAAAATACTTTCCTTTAATGGGAGGAAGTGAAATTGGTTTTATTCACAATTTAAAATCATAGCAGTTTAAAGCTGTAAGGGACCAGAAACTCTTGAGAGTCAAATCTTATTGTAACCCCAAGGGTATATACCTTCTAGTTTCTGAAATACTTACCAGGGAATGAAGTTAGGTTCCCAGATGTTTTTTGTGCTGTTTAAAAATTGGAGCCTGACTGGCCGTAACTAGACTTAGATTTGCACTcagcatttattttctcttttatgtctCAAATTTCCCCTTAAAAACTAAACTGGGATAATAAAAATCTTGGTTATATTTTAATGGTTAATGAGGGGGAAATATCTTGCAGTGGACAACAGATGAAGACTTAACTGAAGCAGTTCATTCTTTGGGAGTAAATGATATTTTGGagataaaattttttgaaaatcgGGCAAATGGCCAGTCAAAggggtaagtttttttttctttctttttgatttagTAGCTAGTGATACAGTTTTTACAAGTTAACTTTCCTTTAAGTTAATGTTAAttacacatgtgtacacatgtatacaAACAACACATGACTGTTTACATTGGAAGGAGGTTCTTGGGCAAAGATTGATACTTTTCATTTTACGTACCCTATTACCTAACACACTAAAACCAGTAGAGTGGAAATGTGGacagatttattttctatttttcccaagTTTTCTCTATCTGTGGTTGAAATGGTTGTTGAAATGACAGTTTAAGAACCATTACTCTCCCTGTGATTAAGAGATGGGAGAAGATGGGCAACTGAATAATGTGTTACATggatattttgctttatttcactaCTAAACTATGCAAGTGGGATAGCCTCAGCATGAGAACATTATAAATACAGATatctaaaagtaagaaaataaaataccactgTCCTACCATTCATTGATgtttacttttaacattttagtGAAGATTCTTTTGGGCTTttccctaaaaataaataaataaataaataaataaataaataaataatggaattATAATTCatgtgttttatatgtttttgatataaggaataaaaataaatacacatccTCTCTAATGTCTAATTCTTTTGCATCATACCTGGTATGCTACTGTAATTTACCTTTCTTATTTTTGGTTATCGTGGTGGTTTCCAGTTTTGcctattgtaaataatgttgcAGCAGACATCATTTTATGTAAGTCTTTTGgtacagattttggattttcttttaagGATAAATTGTTAGATGCACAATGATAAAGAATTTGCTTATTTCTTATATTGCTTACTTATCTTAGAAGATTATACCAATTTATACTAAActgagaatattttcaaaatgtatgcaGAGTCTGAACATTTCTCACTAACTTTACTTATACCACTTGGTCCAAGCCACTATCATCTCTCACTTAAACTTTGGCAGTAGCTTCCTAACTGGAAGTATAGACTGCCCCCTACAGTCTGTACTCCACATAACAgaagttctaaaaaaaaaaatgacattctgCTCAATCTTCTCATGGTTTCCTGTCTGTCTCATTCTTTACCATTGTCTACAAGGTACTTTCTGGTCTGTTTTCCCACCACCTTTCTAACCCTATCCTACCACTCTTTTTCAGCCACATTAGTCTCTTTGCTGTTTGCCAGACCAATTCCTACCTAGGACCTTTAGCTGTTTTCTCTTCTTGGTTTACTTTTCCCcctcaaatatccacatggcttaCTCTTTCACTTCACTCAGGACTCAAACTGTTTAAGAGTTTTCTTCCATGACCATCTTGTGCAAAGTAGCACCTTCCTATCCTGTTtcctttatttctgctctgatataTTTTACTCGTTTGTTGTCTCCTCTTCCAAGCCTTTAAGCTTAATGAGAacagagattttgttttgttctctatTACATCTCCAGCTCTAGAATGGTACCTTGCCTATAAGAagtggtgcttaataaatatttgttaaattaatttagttttttctAAATGTTGTGACCCAAGATAATCCTGGTGCAAACAGCAGAACTTGTTGACTAAAATAAgaagtataatttaaaagatCATATTGAACATTGGGGGAAAAGAGCTTAAGCTTCTTAAGCTACTAAGACCCTCCCTCCCTCAAATAATTTAGAATATCCTGTAACTATACGAATTGGTAATCattctgattattttaaatttgtttttctttttgaggtataattcataTGCCATAAAATGCAggcttttaaatgtacaattcagtgataatttattatatttatgaagTTTAGCAACCATTACCACTGTCtgattccagaacatttcatcactCCAAGAAGGAACCTTGTACCCGGTTAGCAGTCACTcccatttcctctcttcctatctgctGGCAACCGCTAACGTGCTCTGGAtatgcctgttctggacatttcatctaaatggaatcataaaatacgTAGTCCTATGCGACTGGCTTTTTTCCTTAGCATAATgattttaaggttcatccatgttgaagcATGCAtcagcatttctttttatggctgagtaatattccactacATGGATatagcacttttttcttttaatctatcAGTCGATGGACGTCTAGGTTATTTCCACTTTTGGCTATTAAGGAAAATGCCCCTGTGAATATTTGTGTACCCattttgtatgaacatgtattttCAGTTCTGTTGGATGtgtacctaggaatggaattactGGGTTATATAATAACTCTATGTTTAAATGTTTGAGGAATTACCAGATTATTTGCCAGAGGCATTGTGCCATTTTATTAATATGTGCTCATCAGCAACGTGCAatggttccagtttctccacatatttatttatttatttattgagacagagtctcactctgtcgcccaggctggagtgcagtggtgcgatcttggctcattgcaacctctgcctcccaggttcaagcgattctcctgtctcagcctcccagcgtgggactacaggcacacgccaccatgcctggctaatttttgaatttttagtagagacggggtttcaccatgttggtcaggctggtcttgaactcctgacctcatgatcctcctgccttggcctcccaaagtgctgagattataggcgtgagccactgcacccggcctctccaCATCTTTAATActtgtctttttgattatagccaccCTAGTGGGTATGGGgtggtatcttgtggttttgatttgcacttccccaATAGTTAATGATATTGTACATCTTTCTATTAtagcaaaaagtggaagcaacccaaatgtccatgaactGATGAATACATTTCTTTTAATGTTGTATATTTATAATGGAAAATTATTCACCCATAAAAGTAAGTGGTGATGCATGCTGTAACAGTGGATGAAGCTTGAAAACATGCTAGTTAAAGAAGGCTGGTCACAAGGGACCTtctattgtatgattccatttagatgAAATGTCCAGGATAGGCCAGTCCAGAGACAGAAATTAGGTTTAGTGGTTCCATAGGGTACAGGGATGGGAAGAAATGGGAGCGATGGCTAATGGatatggagtttctttttggggtgatgaaaatgttttaaaattgattatggtGGTGGTTATAACACTGTgaaatactaaaaaccactgaattatatattttgaatgttgAATGACTGAATTCTATGGTATGTTATACAAGATGAACAAAAATGTGTACTCGTAtagttaagaaatatttttagtttttaaaattatttatttttagagacaggatctcactgtgttgcccaggctggagtgcagtagtgtgattatagtttactgtagcctcaaactcctgggttcaagcagtcctcgtGCCTCAACCTtctaagcagctgggattgcaggcatgagccactgtgcccagctgttgtTTTAGATAAAAGCAGATTGAGACCTTTTTACAGaagaataacagtaataatattgATCTCTTTTTACTTTGTATCCTCACCTCTTAAACACTTTTTAGGTTTGCCCTTGTTGGTGTTGGATCTGAAGCATCTTCAAAAAAGTTAATGGATCTGTTGCCTAAAAGAGAACTTCATGGTCAGAATCCTGTTGTAACTCCATGCAATAAACAGTTCCTGAGTCAATTTGAAATGCAGTCCAGGAAAAGTAAGCAATCCTCAGAggcttttattaaaatatgtacattttaaccAGTGCATTTGTTAGGTGTTATACTAGAGAAGTCATTTTAATACTAGCTCACTAGAAACTCCATTTCACAAAGTCCATGCTTTGAATTAGATTTAATCACTGGTTATGACTGTGGGCCTGTGTGCTAGAAACCTACTCCTGTTCCATTTTTCTCCAGATGTAACAGACCCAGTACTATACAACAATGTGCAAGTTCTATAGCCCTGCCATTCTTGtcctattatttccatcttagaTACAGAAAGAAACTACATTCTAATTCTTAGATTAAAGGAGAGCTATGTGGATGTGTATTATGGTGGGGGAGAGATCACTGATAACCAGAAAATGTTCATTGATTTTTCTGCTTGGCAACAAGACCTTTCACCACTTGGTAAACTGAATATAGAAAAGATTTGTCATTATACATTTAAGTACGTTATCTTTAAAGAGATGAGATGGATGATTATGTAATTAACAGAAATTCAAGTGGttccttttcttttaatgttttagcACTTAAGACTTAACTGAAGAAGTGTGTTACAAAATTTAAATGATGTAATACTGAAATTAAGATATCTGTTGAAGAATTTCGGTCTTGGCTGCTGCAGGGTGCTGGTATTTTGAAAGTAACTCACGATTAcctatggaaaatatatttaaacctgGATATTTTGAGTCTTTAAAAGTGCCCAAATAGATGTGAATGTTTTCCTAAACCATACTTTCTCATGTAGTTTGCATAGGCACAAGGCATTTGCAAGTTAATATATTAGAAATAGAGTTGTTTTTAATAATAGTGGTTACATttcagaaaactatttttaataagTGCTATTTATGAGTATTTGGATATTTGCAGCTACACAATCAGGACAAATGTCTGGGGAAGGTAAAGCTGGTCCTCCAGGAGGCAGTTCCCGTGCAGCATTTCCACAAGGTGGTAGAGGACGGGGCCGTTTTCCAGGGGCTGTTCCTGGTGGGGACAGATTTCCTGGGCCAGCAGGACCAGGAGGGCCACCCCCACCTTTTCCAGGTAAAACTTTTCTTAAATTACCATGGATAAAACATGTCTACCTAAtacctcttttccttttctctctttttcaagtAATGCATTATTAATGTGACTTACTCTCCTTGTTATGCTATTTTTGGAATCCAGGAAATTTGATCAAGCATCTTGTTAAAGGAACTCGGCCTTTGTTCCTGGAAACTAGGATTCCATGGCATATGGGGCACAGCATAGAGGAAATACCCATTTTTGGCCTAAAaggtctttatttttctccaaacttGCTTGacttatatatagaatatttacATCCGTCTTACTTTCTTACCtcttaaaaaaatcctttcaagATCATTTTTCCTTGTTTCACTTTCTAGCTTGGCATCAGAGTAGAATATAAGGTGGGTGATTTCACTGTAAAAAGTGTGTGTACACGGAAAGATGGAAAATATCTCTAGGCATTGtaatatttttttattaaagttttcgtttcaataatttttcttaagCATAAATTGAGCTAGTTAAATTTGTAAGGATATACTTCATTGTAGTTGGTAGTGTAACATTTACCATACGGATTTTATTTAAAGACAAAGACTTGGTGTATGCTTTATGCGTTTAAAGTATAATCTTGgcatataaaagttaaaatatcttattagtgaagtgttttttttttctctctttctcctttgttttttagCTGGACAGACTCCACCACGTCCACCCTTAGGTCCTCCAGGCCCACCTGGTCCACCAggtcctccacctcctggtcagGTTCTGCCTCCTCCTCTAGCTGGGCCTCCTAATCGAGGAGATCGCCCTCCACCACCAGTTCTTTTTCCTGGACAACCTTTTGGGCAGCCTCCATTGGGTCCACTTCCTCCTGGACCTCCACCTCCAGTTCCAGGCTACGGCCCCCCTCCTGGCCCACCACCTCCACAACAGggaccacctccacctccaggcccCTTTCCACCTCGTCCACCCGGTCCACTTGGGCCACCCCTTACACTAGCTCCTCCTCCGCATCTTCCTGGACCACCTCCAGGTGCCCCACCGCCAGCTCCGCATGTGAACCCAGCTTTCTTTCCTCCACCAACTAACAGTGGCATGCCTACATCAGATAGCCGAGGTCCACCACCAACAGATCCATATGG
The sequence above is a segment of the Pan paniscus chromosome 10, NHGRI_mPanPan1-v2.0_pri, whole genome shotgun sequence genome. Coding sequences within it:
- the CPSF6 gene encoding cleavage and polyadenylation specificity factor subunit 6 isoform X1, yielding MADGVDHIDIYADVGEEFNQEAEYGGHDQIDLYDDVISPSANNGDAPEDRDYMDTLPPTVGDDVGKGAAPNVVYTYTGKRIALYIGNLTWWTTDEDLTEAVHSLGVNDILEIKFFENRANGQSKGFALVGVGSEASSKKLMDLLPKRELHGQNPVVTPCNKQFLSQFEMQSRKTTQSGQMSGEGKAGPPGGSSRAAFPQGGRGRGRFPGAVPGGDRFPGPAGPGGPPPPFPGNLIKHLVKGTRPLFLETRIPWHMGHSIEEIPIFGLKAGQTPPRPPLGPPGPPGPPGPPPPGQVLPPPLAGPPNRGDRPPPPVLFPGQPFGQPPLGPLPPGPPPPVPGYGPPPGPPPPQQGPPPPPGPFPPRPPGPLGPPLTLAPPPHLPGPPPGAPPPAPHVNPAFFPPPTNSGMPTSDSRGPPPTDPYGRPPPYDRGDYGPPGREMDTARTPLSEAEFEEIMNRNRAISSSAISRAVSDASAGDYGSAIETLVTAISLIKQSKVSADDRCKVLISSLQDCLHGIESKSYGSGSRRRERSRERDHSRSREKSRRHKSRSRDRHDDYYRERSRERERHRDRDRDRDRERDREREYRHR
- the CPSF6 gene encoding cleavage and polyadenylation specificity factor subunit 6 isoform X4, whose translation is MADGVDHIDIYADVGEEFNQEAEYGGHDQIDLYDDVISPSANNGDAPEDRDYMDTLPPTVGDDVGKGAAPNVVYTYTGKRIALYIGNLTWWTTDEDLTEAVHSLGVNDILEIKFFENRANGQSKGFALVGVGSEASSKKLMDLLPKRELHGQNPVVTPCNKQFLSQFEMQSRKTTQSGQMSGEGKAGPPGGSSRAAFPQGGRGRGRFPGAVPGGDRFPGPAGPGGPPPPFPAGQTPPRPPLGPPGPPGPPGPPPPGQVLPPPLAGPPNRGDRPPPPVLFPGQPFGQPPLGPLPPGPPPPVPGYGPPPGPPPPQQGPPPPPGPFPPRPPGPLGPPLTLAPPPHLPGPPPGAPPPAPHVNPAFFPPPTNSGMPTSDSRGPPPTDPYGRPPPYDRGDYGPPGREMDTARTPLSEAEFEEIMNRNRAISSSAISRAVSDASAGDYGSAIETLVTAISLIKQSKVSADDRCKVLISSLQDCLHGIESKSYGSGSRRERSRERDHSRSREKSRRHKSRSRDRHDDYYRERSRERERHRDRDRDRDRERDREREYRHR
- the CPSF6 gene encoding cleavage and polyadenylation specificity factor subunit 6 isoform X2, with the translated sequence MADGVDHIDIYADVGEEFNQEAEYGGHDQIDLYDDVISPSANNGDAPEDRDYMDTLPPTVGDDVGKGAAPNVVYTYTGKRIALYIGNLTWWTTDEDLTEAVHSLGVNDILEIKFFENRANGQSKGFALVGVGSEASSKKLMDLLPKRELHGQNPVVTPCNKQFLSQFEMQSRKTTQSGQMSGEGKAGPPGGSSRAAFPQGGRGRGRFPGAVPGGDRFPGPAGPGGPPPPFPGNLIKHLVKGTRPLFLETRIPWHMGHSIEEIPIFGLKAGQTPPRPPLGPPGPPGPPGPPPPGQVLPPPLAGPPNRGDRPPPPVLFPGQPFGQPPLGPLPPGPPPPVPGYGPPPGPPPPQQGPPPPPGPFPPRPPGPLGPPLTLAPPPHLPGPPPGAPPPAPHVNPAFFPPPTNSGMPTSDSRGPPPTDPYGRPPPYDRGDYGPPGREMDTARTPLSEAEFEEIMNRNRAISSSAISRAVSDASAGDYGSAIETLVTAISLIKQSKVSADDRCKVLISSLQDCLHGIESKSYGSGSRRERSRERDHSRSREKSRRHKSRSRDRHDDYYRERSRERERHRDRDRDRDRERDREREYRHR
- the CPSF6 gene encoding cleavage and polyadenylation specificity factor subunit 6 isoform X3 produces the protein MADGVDHIDIYADVGEEFNQEAEYGGHDQIDLYDDVISPSANNGDAPEDRDYMDTLPPTVGDDVGKGAAPNVVYTYTGKRIALYIGNLTWWTTDEDLTEAVHSLGVNDILEIKFFENRANGQSKGFALVGVGSEASSKKLMDLLPKRELHGQNPVVTPCNKQFLSQFEMQSRKTTQSGQMSGEGKAGPPGGSSRAAFPQGGRGRGRFPGAVPGGDRFPGPAGPGGPPPPFPAGQTPPRPPLGPPGPPGPPGPPPPGQVLPPPLAGPPNRGDRPPPPVLFPGQPFGQPPLGPLPPGPPPPVPGYGPPPGPPPPQQGPPPPPGPFPPRPPGPLGPPLTLAPPPHLPGPPPGAPPPAPHVNPAFFPPPTNSGMPTSDSRGPPPTDPYGRPPPYDRGDYGPPGREMDTARTPLSEAEFEEIMNRNRAISSSAISRAVSDASAGDYGSAIETLVTAISLIKQSKVSADDRCKVLISSLQDCLHGIESKSYGSGSRRRERSRERDHSRSREKSRRHKSRSRDRHDDYYRERSRERERHRDRDRDRDRERDREREYRHR